TAGGGCTGAGATTGGAAAGAGGATTTATAAATACGAGCCTCCAGAAATATACTCATTGTATTCGGATTTTATGTTCATCGAAGGAAGTATGTATCTTACATGGTGGTTAGTTAAAGGGCTTCGTTTCGATTTGATGGCCAGTTACACTCCTGAATGGCACGATATTCACGATGATGACCTGACTACATTATATTTTTCAACTAATCTTAGATACGAGTTTTTACATAAATAAATATTATGGAGTGTTCTAAATTCTCAAATGCCCAAGCAATATTCATTGATGGGCGTTTCGTAAGCGGTAAAGACCTTCTAATTAGCGATGGGATTATTCATAAAATAACACCACGCGTATATAAAGACAAAGAAAAAATCGGAACAGATGCGGTCTTCGACTTGAAGGGTAAATATATTCTACCTGCTCTTTGGGATGTTCATGTCCATTTTTTCCAAACAGGTATTCGGATGATAGAATTCGACGGAGGGAAGTTTATCACAGAAGAAGACCTTATGGATGGAATGTCCGATTGGCTTTTAGATCACAATATGATAAATGGCTATGGTTATTCGCCATTCGAGGATGGCGAACTGCCAACCCGCAATGTTTTAGATGGAATATCCTTGGATAAACCGATCTTTTTGCGGCGAATTGACGGCCATTCAAGTTGTTTAAATTCTAGAGCGATAGAAATGATGTCCGCTAGGTTGGATGTCGTAGCCGATTTTGACGAAATACATGGTTGGCTTTTCGGTGAAGCGCATATATCCGCAGATAGATATATACTATCCCAAATTCCAAAGGATAAGCTAGTCTTAGCCGCCAAGTCAGTTTCGGAATTCGCCTTGTCCAAAGGTTGCGGAGCCATTGGAGCGCTTGTTCCGAGCGTGGAATGGATGAAGATACTCCTTGAATTGAACATGCCCATCAGGATTTTTCCTCGCCTCGAGACGCTTGATCCGTCAGAAGCCGAGAAACTGGGTCTCACGCGCGTCGGTGGATGTATGCCCATGGTCGATGGTGCTTTAGGAAGCCATTCCGCGTTACTTACAGAACCATATTCGGATAGGCCATTCACTCGCGGTGTTGCGGAGATTACTCAAAAAGACTTGAATATCTGGTTCGAGGCTTCTGGCAGGCTTAATCTATCTACTGCAACCCATGCTATTGGCGATGGTGCAGTCGATATGATATTAAGAGCCGTATCTCGCATGCCCGAGGCTAATAAACCTCCCAAAATTCGTATCGAACACGCGGAATTGCTTCGAGATGACCAGATAGAAGCGATAGCGGAACTCGGAATTTCACTTGCGGTTCAACCAGTTTTCGAAAAGCTTTGGGGTGGTTCCGATAAACTATATGCTCGCCGACTCGGTCCTCGGTGGCGAATGACCAACAGGTATCGCGATCTTCGGTCTGCGGGTATATCAATTGCTGGAAGCTCGGATAGCTATATTACACCCATCGATCCACTCGATGGGATATTTTCGGCAGTTGATCACCCAAATGAAGACCAGCGAATTACCCTTAGTGAGGCGATTTCAATGTTCTGCTCTGAGGCGGCAAAGAGCGAAGGTGTCGAGGATGGATTAGGTTCGATTAATATCGGTCAATCGGCGGATTTCATTGTTCTTTCAAAGATGCCAGAAAAGGGAGATTACAAAATAGAAGCCACTTTAATCGATGGCCGTATAGAATATGGAGAAATAAATGGATAAAATGAGATTGGCAGTTTTTGTTTCGGGAAGCGGTTCTAACCTACAGGCCATAATCGACTCCGTGAGAGATGGAGACCTCGATATAGATATCGGTCTCGTTCTTTCGAACAACGCAAATGCTTTCGGTATTCAAAGAGCTAAAGACGCCGGAATTCCGACTTTATTGATAAATAGCAAGGATTTTGCTTCGAGAGATGAGTTCGTTGAGGCCTTTTTATCCTCTCTTGCTGAATATGGAATTAATTTTATAGCTTTAGCAGGCTATTTAAGGAAAATCCCCTCGGAGCTAATAGAGCGATATAAAGGTAGAATTGTAAATATCCATCCGGGGCCTTTGCCCGAATTTGGCGGTAAGGGCATGTTCGGAATTCATGTTCACGAGGCAGTTCTCAATTCATCCAGAAAAACCACCGAGGTGACGGTTCATTTTGTTACCGAAGGTTATGATGAGGGTGCAATAATCGCGAAGTGCGAAGTTCCTATTTACAAAGATGATACACCTGAAATCCTTCAACAACGGGCACTAAAAGTAGAGCACGAGCTTTATCCGCAGGCGTTAAAGAAATTTATCGAAGGACATTAAATAGGCATATAGCAGATTATTTTAAAGAATGAGCTTTTAAAAACCATATTAATTGATTATTCTTTAATTGTGAGAATATTAAACTCCTTATTATTTTTAGCTGTAACTGCCACGCTTTGTTTGGCTCAAACCCTTTCTATGAGGATAATTTGTAGTATTCCCTCACATATCGATGAGTCATCGGGTATAGAGGTATTAGGGCGAAACCGAATATTATCCTTCAACGATAGTGGGGGAGAGGCTGAGATTTTTATTTTCGATACACTCGGCACAGATTTAGGAACTTTTGTAATCGATGGCGCGACAAACATCGATTGGGAGGATATAACCCGCGACGATGAGTTTATTTTTATTGGAGATTGCGGAAATAACTCCAATACCCGAACCGATTTGTGTATATACAAAACCAATATCCCGGATTCTCTTTGTTCGGCGAATTTATCTTGTTCGTCGATAGATTATTATTATCCTGACCAAACTGCTTTTCCCCCACCCGATAGCGAAAAGAATTTCGATTGTGAGGCATTGGTTTCACATGGCGATTCGCTTTTTCTTTTCACAAAGAATTATAGTTCGCCTTT
This DNA window, taken from bacterium, encodes the following:
- the purN gene encoding phosphoribosylglycinamide formyltransferase; protein product: MDKMRLAVFVSGSGSNLQAIIDSVRDGDLDIDIGLVLSNNANAFGIQRAKDAGIPTLLINSKDFASRDEFVEAFLSSLAEYGINFIALAGYLRKIPSELIERYKGRIVNIHPGPLPEFGGKGMFGIHVHEAVLNSSRKTTEVTVHFVTEGYDEGAIIAKCEVPIYKDDTPEILQQRALKVEHELYPQALKKFIEGH
- a CDS encoding amidohydrolase family protein, with the protein product MECSKFSNAQAIFIDGRFVSGKDLLISDGIIHKITPRVYKDKEKIGTDAVFDLKGKYILPALWDVHVHFFQTGIRMIEFDGGKFITEEDLMDGMSDWLLDHNMINGYGYSPFEDGELPTRNVLDGISLDKPIFLRRIDGHSSCLNSRAIEMMSARLDVVADFDEIHGWLFGEAHISADRYILSQIPKDKLVLAAKSVSEFALSKGCGAIGALVPSVEWMKILLELNMPIRIFPRLETLDPSEAEKLGLTRVGGCMPMVDGALGSHSALLTEPYSDRPFTRGVAEITQKDLNIWFEASGRLNLSTATHAIGDGAVDMILRAVSRMPEANKPPKIRIEHAELLRDDQIEAIAELGISLAVQPVFEKLWGGSDKLYARRLGPRWRMTNRYRDLRSAGISIAGSSDSYITPIDPLDGIFSAVDHPNEDQRITLSEAISMFCSEAAKSEGVEDGLGSINIGQSADFIVLSKMPEKGDYKIEATLIDGRIEYGEING